In Thermomonas paludicola, the following are encoded in one genomic region:
- the hsdR gene encoding EcoAI/FtnUII family type I restriction enzme subunit R, which translates to MNEAETRAEHIDPALKAAGWGVVEGSQVRREFRITEGRLQGQGQRAKPEIADYVLIHRNTRLAVVEAKAWAVPCAEGVMQAKAYAAKLAVRFTYAANGQAIYGIDMATGSEGDVPTFPGPDALWARTFAHANAWRDRFAAVPFEDKGGTWQGRYYQDIAIQRVLDAISEGRDRILLTLATGTGKTFIAFQLAWKLFQSKWNLTDWKGEGEPTRRPRILFLADRNILADQAYNAFSAFDDDARVRIAPDEIRKKGRVPKNGSVFFTIFQTFMSGPGETPYFGDYPPDFFDFIVIDECHRGGAKDESSWRAILEYFSPAVQLGLTATPLRRSNADTYAYFGEPVYSYSLKEGINDGFLTPFRVKQWATTLDDYTYTPDDAVVEGEVLPGKRYTESDFNRIIVIPEREAFRVQEWMKQVDPREKTLVFCATQDHAALVRDLINQNKANPDPLYCVRVTANDGAKGEEYLRDFQDNEKTIPTVLTTSQKLSTGVDARNVRNIVLMRPVNSMIEFKQIVGRGTRLYEGKDYFTLHDFVRAYLHFSDPEWDGEPVEPDPRNPPHVCKTCGQNPCVCPKPPCGKCGQSPCVCERPPCEQCGQRPCICVKRIKVKLADGKLRQLQSMVATTFWSADGKPISAAQFLEGLFGALPEFFKDEDQLREIWSDPVTRRALLDGLADKGFGREALAEMQKAIEAEDSDLFDVLAYVAYTRAPIPRSERAVLAKSGVSDSYKSNRHLDFVEFVLEHYVHEGVDELDLGKLTPLLRLKYNAIADAAADLGTPEQIRQTFVGFQKYLYLPPEQR; encoded by the coding sequence ATGAACGAAGCCGAGACCCGCGCCGAACATATCGACCCGGCCCTGAAGGCCGCGGGCTGGGGCGTGGTGGAAGGCAGCCAGGTCCGCCGCGAGTTCCGCATCACCGAAGGGCGCCTGCAGGGCCAAGGCCAGCGGGCCAAGCCCGAGATCGCCGATTACGTGCTGATCCACCGCAACACCCGGCTGGCGGTGGTGGAGGCCAAGGCGTGGGCCGTGCCCTGCGCCGAGGGCGTGATGCAGGCGAAGGCCTACGCCGCCAAACTGGCGGTGCGCTTCACCTACGCCGCCAACGGGCAGGCGATCTACGGCATCGACATGGCCACGGGCAGCGAAGGCGATGTGCCCACCTTCCCCGGCCCCGATGCGTTGTGGGCGCGCACCTTCGCCCATGCCAACGCCTGGCGCGACCGCTTCGCCGCGGTTCCTTTCGAGGACAAGGGCGGCACCTGGCAGGGCCGCTATTACCAGGACATCGCCATCCAGCGCGTGCTGGACGCCATCAGCGAGGGCCGCGACCGCATCCTGCTGACCCTGGCCACCGGCACCGGCAAGACCTTCATCGCCTTCCAGTTGGCGTGGAAGCTGTTCCAGAGCAAATGGAACCTCACCGACTGGAAGGGCGAGGGCGAGCCGACGCGACGGCCGCGCATCCTGTTCCTGGCGGACCGCAACATCCTGGCGGATCAGGCCTACAACGCGTTTTCCGCCTTCGATGACGACGCGCGGGTGCGCATCGCCCCCGATGAAATCCGCAAGAAGGGCCGGGTGCCGAAAAACGGCAGCGTGTTCTTCACCATCTTCCAGACCTTCATGAGCGGGCCCGGCGAAACGCCGTACTTCGGCGACTACCCGCCCGACTTCTTCGACTTCATCGTCATCGACGAATGCCACCGCGGCGGCGCGAAGGACGAGAGCAGCTGGCGGGCGATCCTGGAGTACTTCTCGCCGGCCGTGCAGCTGGGCCTGACCGCCACGCCACTGCGGCGGAGCAATGCCGACACCTACGCCTATTTCGGCGAGCCGGTCTATTCCTATTCGCTGAAGGAAGGCATCAACGATGGCTTCCTGACCCCGTTCCGGGTCAAGCAGTGGGCCACCACGCTGGACGACTACACCTACACGCCGGACGACGCCGTGGTGGAGGGCGAGGTGCTGCCCGGCAAGCGCTATACCGAGTCGGACTTCAACCGGATCATCGTCATCCCCGAGCGCGAAGCGTTCCGCGTGCAGGAATGGATGAAGCAGGTCGATCCCAGGGAAAAGACGCTGGTGTTCTGCGCCACCCAGGACCATGCCGCGCTGGTGCGCGACCTGATCAACCAGAACAAGGCCAATCCGGATCCGTTGTACTGCGTGCGCGTCACCGCGAACGATGGGGCGAAGGGCGAGGAATACCTGCGCGACTTCCAGGACAACGAGAAGACCATCCCGACCGTCCTGACCACGTCGCAGAAGCTCTCCACCGGCGTGGACGCGCGCAACGTGCGCAACATCGTGCTGATGCGCCCGGTCAACTCGATGATCGAGTTCAAGCAGATCGTCGGCCGCGGCACCCGCCTGTACGAGGGCAAGGACTACTTCACCCTCCACGACTTCGTGAGGGCCTACCTGCACTTCAGTGACCCGGAATGGGATGGCGAACCGGTGGAACCGGATCCGCGCAACCCGCCGCATGTGTGCAAGACCTGCGGCCAAAACCCGTGCGTGTGTCCGAAGCCACCTTGTGGGAAATGCGGCCAATCGCCCTGTGTTTGCGAGAGGCCGCCATGCGAGCAATGTGGCCAGCGGCCCTGCATCTGCGTGAAGCGAATCAAGGTCAAGCTGGCCGACGGCAAGCTGCGCCAGCTCCAGAGCATGGTGGCGACCACGTTCTGGAGCGCGGACGGCAAGCCCATCTCTGCTGCGCAGTTTCTGGAAGGCCTGTTCGGGGCGCTGCCCGAGTTCTTCAAGGACGAAGACCAGTTGCGCGAGATCTGGAGTGACCCGGTCACGCGCCGGGCGCTGCTGGACGGACTGGCCGACAAGGGGTTTGGTCGCGAGGCGCTGGCAGAAATGCAGAAGGCCATCGAGGCCGAGGACAGCGATCTCTTCGACGTGCTGGCCTATGTGGCCTATACCCGCGCGCCGATCCCGCGCAGCGAACGCGCCGTGCTGGCGAAGTCCGGTGTCAGCGACAGCTACAAGAGCAACCGCCATCTCGACTTCGTCGAGTTCGTGCTGGAGCACTATGTCCACGAAGGTGTGGACGAGCTCGACCTCGGCAAGCTCACGCCCCTGCTGCGCCTGAAGTACAACGCCATTGCGGATGCGGCAGCCGACCTTGGCACACCGGAACAGATCAGGCAGACCTTCGTCGGCTTCCAGAAATACCTGTACTTGCCGCCCGAACAGCGCTGA
- a CDS encoding Fic family protein yields MIVDTSQAVQYHLGKFPPTGLDYQRLMPGLLGATAALARYDQMLRSLHNSELFLAPLRGQEAVVSSRMEGTISTLDEILQVEAEYGEDDAGAALEYRSDAIETVLYRRALGAAQARLEQGQPLSESLVRSLHRQLLSFGRGAKKSPGAYKREQNYIGERGSRRVSFVPVAPEHLDAGMEALFAMIGDPTIPVLLRTALAHAEFEALHPFEDGNGRVGRMLITLMLWQGGAIAAPHFYISRYFEDYKEEYLDRLRAVSANDDWDGWCLFFLSAVEQQAIRNLEVAQEIRDFYEEMKVRFSELLASRFSIAALDYLFANPVFSNNRFTREAGIPVQTAARFSRVLLQAGLLQTVREASGRRPAIYRFEPLMAKVRV; encoded by the coding sequence ATGATCGTCGACACCAGCCAGGCCGTTCAGTACCACTTGGGCAAGTTCCCGCCCACGGGACTGGACTACCAGCGGCTGATGCCCGGCCTGTTGGGCGCGACCGCCGCGCTGGCCCGCTATGACCAGATGCTGCGCAGCCTGCACAACAGCGAACTGTTCCTGGCCCCGCTGCGCGGGCAGGAAGCCGTGGTGTCCTCGCGCATGGAAGGCACCATCAGCACCCTGGACGAAATCCTGCAGGTGGAGGCCGAATACGGCGAGGACGATGCCGGGGCGGCGCTGGAGTATCGGTCGGACGCCATCGAAACCGTGCTTTACCGGCGTGCGCTGGGTGCAGCGCAAGCCCGGCTGGAGCAGGGGCAGCCTTTGTCCGAGTCGCTGGTTCGGAGCTTGCATCGCCAGTTGCTGTCGTTCGGGCGTGGCGCAAAAAAATCGCCGGGTGCCTACAAGCGCGAGCAGAACTACATCGGCGAGCGCGGCAGCCGGCGCGTGAGCTTCGTGCCGGTCGCGCCGGAGCATCTGGATGCCGGGATGGAAGCCCTGTTCGCCATGATCGGCGACCCGACCATTCCTGTCTTGCTGCGCACCGCCCTGGCGCATGCCGAATTCGAGGCACTGCATCCGTTCGAGGACGGCAACGGACGTGTCGGCCGCATGTTGATCACCCTGATGCTGTGGCAGGGCGGTGCCATCGCCGCGCCTCACTTCTATATCAGCCGTTATTTCGAGGACTACAAGGAGGAATACCTCGACCGGTTGCGCGCGGTCTCGGCGAACGACGACTGGGACGGCTGGTGCCTGTTCTTCCTGTCGGCGGTGGAGCAGCAGGCGATCCGCAACCTGGAGGTGGCGCAGGAGATACGCGACTTCTATGAAGAAATGAAAGTCCGCTTTTCCGAGTTGCTGGCGTCGCGGTTTTCCATCGCGGCACTCGACTACCTGTTCGCAAACCCGGTGTTCAGCAACAATCGCTTCACCCGCGAGGCGGGGATCCCGGTGCAGACGGCAGCGCGTTTCAGCCGAGTCCTGCTGCAAGCGGGCCTGCTGCAAACCGTGCGCGAGGCGTCCGGGCGGCGCCCGGCGATCTATCGTTTCGAGCCGCTGATGGCCAAAGTCCGGGTATGA
- a CDS encoding restriction endonuclease subunit S, with product MTWQVRQLGEVCQVDYGTRVVQRRDGGTIYPVYGGGGETFKVDKSNREDQLIVSRFAMSEECVRFVAGKFFLNDSGLTVSSKLESLSQAFLDWQILYKRGEIYALGRGAAQRNLDIPAFLELQISYPSIVEQRRIVALLDEAFAGIATAKANAEKSMRNAREVFDGYMRDLFLCDTVSQLGELGAFRNGVNYTQRSKGRRVRIVGVKDFKDNFSVPLESLEAVQLDGELNPLDALRANDILFVRSNGNPGLIGRCLLMSGADEEISHSGFTIRFRLTDAGMNPKYLCQFLKTPATRRKLTESGTGTNIKSLNQQILSALPVPIPTGVEQMRVVMRIEEVSAEVSQLQSLYTRKIAALDKLKQSLLHRAFSGQL from the coding sequence ATGACGTGGCAGGTGAGACAGCTTGGTGAAGTCTGCCAAGTCGATTACGGAACCCGTGTCGTGCAGAGACGCGATGGGGGGACGATCTATCCGGTTTACGGCGGCGGCGGTGAAACTTTCAAAGTAGACAAATCCAATCGCGAGGATCAGTTAATTGTCTCGCGATTTGCGATGTCCGAAGAGTGCGTGCGTTTTGTTGCCGGTAAGTTTTTCCTTAATGATAGCGGGTTGACGGTTTCGTCAAAACTCGAGTCATTGAGTCAAGCCTTTCTGGATTGGCAAATCCTTTACAAAAGAGGCGAAATCTACGCCCTCGGCCGTGGTGCCGCTCAAAGAAATCTGGATATTCCTGCATTTCTGGAATTGCAGATTTCCTATCCGTCGATCGTGGAACAACGCCGCATCGTCGCCCTCCTCGACGAAGCGTTTGCGGGCATCGCCACCGCCAAGGCCAATGCCGAGAAGAGCATGCGCAATGCGCGGGAGGTGTTTGATGGCTATATGCGTGATTTGTTTTTGTGCGACACCGTTTCACAACTTGGCGAACTGGGTGCGTTCCGTAACGGCGTGAACTACACTCAGCGAAGCAAGGGACGGCGCGTTCGTATCGTCGGCGTCAAGGACTTCAAGGACAATTTCTCGGTGCCACTGGAGTCGCTTGAAGCGGTTCAGTTGGATGGTGAACTCAATCCGCTTGACGCGCTGCGCGCGAACGACATTCTTTTCGTGCGTTCCAACGGCAATCCTGGGCTGATAGGACGTTGCCTGTTGATGAGTGGCGCCGATGAAGAAATTTCGCACTCCGGCTTCACGATTCGTTTTCGCCTCACTGACGCAGGCATGAATCCGAAATACCTGTGCCAATTCCTCAAGACGCCGGCGACGCGGCGCAAGCTGACCGAATCGGGTACCGGCACGAACATCAAGAGCCTCAATCAGCAAATCCTGTCGGCGTTGCCAGTTCCGATTCCCACGGGCGTTGAGCAGATGCGTGTCGTGATGCGCATTGAGGAAGTGAGTGCCGAAGTCTCACAGCTCCAATCCCTCTACACCCGCAAAATCGCCGCCCTCGACAAGCTCAAGCAGTCCCTGCTGCACCGGGCGTTTTCCGGCCAACTGTGA
- the trxA gene encoding thioredoxin: MSDTVLHATDADFDSQVLTSEQPVLVDFWAPWCGPCKMIAPALDQLAGDYAGKARIVKVDVDQNQQTALKYHVRSIPMLLLFKGGQVQATQIGAVGKAQLAQMIDKAL, encoded by the coding sequence ATGAGCGATACCGTCCTGCACGCCACCGATGCCGATTTCGACAGCCAGGTCCTGACCTCCGAACAGCCGGTGCTGGTGGACTTCTGGGCCCCGTGGTGCGGCCCATGCAAGATGATCGCCCCGGCGCTGGACCAGCTGGCGGGCGACTATGCCGGCAAGGCCAGGATCGTGAAGGTGGACGTGGACCAGAACCAGCAGACCGCGCTGAAGTACCACGTGCGCAGTATCCCGATGCTGCTGCTGTTCAAGGGCGGCCAGGTGCAGGCCACCCAGATCGGCGCGGTCGGCAAGGCCCAACTGGCGCAGATGATCGACAAGGCGCTCTGA
- a CDS encoding D-hexose-6-phosphate mutarotase produces the protein MQIEPVSFRGMPCLRIVADGARALVALHGAQLLSWRPADGRERLFLSERAVFDGRTAIRGGIPVIFPQFGERGALQKHGFARNREWRLEGEERGEAVFALVGDGSDADWPHPFHARLRIGLASERLRVALEIGNTGTVPFAFTAALHSYLRVDDLSQSTIEGLQGCDYEDSAAGGTLHRQHDYEVAFAGETDRIYNDVVAPLALLDGAHRLDIEQDGFGDVVVWNPGEQLCARIGDLAPDDWKRFACVEAGQVLQAVVLGPGERWRGAQLLG, from the coding sequence ATGCAGATCGAGCCCGTTTCCTTCCGCGGCATGCCCTGCCTGCGCATCGTCGCCGACGGCGCCCGCGCACTGGTCGCGCTGCACGGCGCGCAGCTGCTGTCGTGGCGGCCCGCCGACGGCCGCGAACGCCTGTTCCTGTCGGAGCGCGCCGTCTTCGACGGCCGCACCGCCATCCGCGGCGGCATTCCGGTGATCTTCCCGCAGTTCGGCGAGCGCGGCGCGCTGCAAAAGCACGGCTTCGCCCGCAACCGCGAATGGCGGTTGGAGGGCGAAGAACGCGGTGAGGCGGTGTTCGCGCTGGTCGGCGACGGCAGCGATGCCGACTGGCCGCATCCCTTCCACGCCCGCCTGCGCATCGGCCTGGCCAGCGAACGACTGCGGGTGGCGCTGGAGATCGGCAACACCGGCACCGTGCCCTTCGCCTTCACCGCCGCCCTGCACAGCTACCTGCGCGTGGACGACCTCTCGCAGTCCACCATCGAAGGCCTGCAAGGCTGCGACTACGAGGACAGCGCGGCTGGCGGCACCCTGCATCGCCAGCATGATTACGAAGTCGCCTTCGCGGGTGAGACCGACCGCATCTACAACGACGTGGTCGCACCGCTGGCGCTGCTGGATGGCGCGCACCGGCTCGACATCGAACAGGACGGCTTCGGCGACGTGGTGGTATGGAACCCGGGCGAACAGCTGTGCGCGCGCATCGGCGACCTGGCGCCGGACGACTGGAAACGCTTCGCCTGCGTCGAAGCCGGGCAGGTGTTGCAGGCGGTGGTGCTGGGGCCGGGTGAGCGCTGGCGCGGCGCGCAGTTGCTGGGATAA
- a CDS encoding N-6 DNA methylase: MFEQAFKNIDDILHKDAGCTSELDYTEQSSWLLFLKYLDALERERAMQAELEDRKYQWLLEKKYRWESWAAPKDKDGRLDHHKAMTGPDLVDFVDDELFPYLQGFKIKASSPQTLEYKIGEIFGELTNKIRSGYNLRDVIERVDELRFGSSAEKHELSHLYEVKIRNMGNAGRNGGEYYTPRPLIRAMIRVLDPKIGETLYDGACGSAGFLCEAYDHLRGQDKLSTSDVKTLQEKTFYGQEKKGLAYVIGVMNMILHGIEAPNIVHANTLGQHLNDIQPKDQKNIVLANPPFGGKERKEVQQNFHIKTGETAFLFLQHFIKMLKPGGRAAIVIKNTFLSNTDNASTSLRHKLLAECNLHTVLDCPSGTFQGAGVKTVVLFFEKGAPTRKTWFYQLDPGRSLGKTNPLNDADLAEFVALQKTFADSVKSWTVDAASVDQATFDLSVKNPNGGEVAAQRSPREILDEIAALDAESALVLAKIRALV; this comes from the coding sequence GTGTTCGAGCAGGCCTTCAAGAATATCGACGACATCCTGCACAAGGATGCCGGCTGCACCAGCGAACTGGACTACACCGAACAGTCCTCGTGGCTGTTGTTCCTGAAGTACCTGGACGCGCTGGAGCGCGAGCGGGCGATGCAGGCCGAGCTGGAAGACCGCAAGTACCAGTGGCTGCTGGAGAAGAAGTACCGCTGGGAAAGCTGGGCCGCGCCGAAGGACAAGGACGGCCGGCTGGACCACCACAAGGCCATGACCGGGCCGGACCTGGTGGACTTCGTCGATGACGAGCTGTTCCCCTACCTGCAGGGCTTCAAGATCAAGGCCAGCAGCCCGCAGACGCTGGAGTACAAGATCGGCGAGATCTTCGGCGAGCTGACCAACAAGATCCGCAGCGGCTACAACCTGCGCGACGTGATCGAGCGGGTGGACGAACTGCGTTTCGGCAGCAGCGCCGAGAAGCACGAGCTGAGCCACCTGTACGAGGTGAAGATCCGCAACATGGGCAATGCCGGGCGCAACGGCGGCGAGTACTACACGCCGCGCCCGCTGATCCGCGCCATGATCCGCGTGCTGGACCCGAAGATCGGCGAAACCCTCTACGACGGCGCCTGCGGCAGCGCCGGCTTCCTGTGCGAGGCCTACGATCACCTGCGCGGGCAGGACAAGCTGTCCACCAGCGACGTGAAAACGCTGCAGGAAAAGACCTTCTACGGGCAGGAGAAGAAGGGCCTGGCCTACGTGATCGGCGTGATGAACATGATCCTGCACGGGATCGAAGCGCCGAATATCGTCCATGCCAACACGTTGGGCCAACACCTCAACGACATCCAGCCGAAGGACCAGAAAAACATCGTGCTGGCCAACCCGCCGTTCGGCGGCAAGGAGCGCAAGGAGGTCCAGCAGAACTTCCACATCAAGACCGGGGAAACCGCGTTCCTGTTCCTGCAGCACTTCATCAAGATGCTCAAGCCCGGCGGGCGCGCGGCCATCGTCATCAAGAACACCTTCCTGTCCAATACCGACAACGCCAGCACCAGCCTGCGCCACAAGCTGCTGGCCGAATGCAACCTGCACACCGTGCTGGACTGCCCGTCTGGCACCTTCCAGGGCGCGGGCGTGAAGACGGTGGTGCTGTTCTTCGAGAAGGGCGCGCCGACGCGCAAGACGTGGTTCTACCAGCTCGACCCGGGCCGCAGCCTGGGCAAGACCAATCCGCTCAACGATGCGGACCTGGCCGAGTTCGTGGCGCTGCAGAAGACGTTTGCGGATTCGGTGAAGAGCTGGACGGTGGACGCGGCGTCCGTCGATCAGGCCACGTTCGACCTGTCGGTGAAGAATCCGAACGGCGGCGAAGTGGCAGCGCAGCGCAGCCCGCGCGAGATCCTTGACGAGATTGCCGCGCTGGATGCGGAGAGTGCGCTGGTGCTGGCGAAGATTAGGGCGCTGGTATGA
- a CDS encoding GspE/PulE family protein, with protein sequence MNETDSQPPHARVFLPTLISDDAGLDRYLAGFQNNAYGPRNPPGGVSLEEWLDSGDDACEACFERAVQLDVPLVRLQALAVDSELTRLLSPQQARLLRAVPLRARNGLLAVAMEDPSSHAAVAALEFVSPDRVLPLMATARGIRDAIARSYDQAEDRETAQLLGLDPVAQMGEASEAEARRLAREQPVVRIVHELIADAVARRASDIHLRPGAHSTDVLFRIDDELVPVRSLLRALHAAVTSRIKVLGEMNLAEHRKPQDGRTSFTLGDGSKVDLRISVLPTVHGESVVVRLLDAREGLWDLDELGLSNADRQRIDDVMSRSHGMFLATGPTGCGKSTTLYAMLLELRKQRINILTIEDPVEFHIADIQQMQVNRAAGFTFASAMRNFLRHDPDVIMVGEIRDRETADIAVESALTGHLLLSTLHTNTAATTVTRLLDLGVEPYLLRASLLAVISQRLVRLTCAHCREEEAIEPHVRGALGVGADEVFYIGRGCPQCEGLGVHRRQAVYELLVVGPRLRELLVPGAEADTIHRVAIEEGMVPITRAAVALARSGVISLAEAWRVRAD encoded by the coding sequence ATGAACGAAACCGACAGCCAGCCGCCCCATGCGCGCGTGTTCCTGCCGACGCTGATTTCCGACGATGCCGGGTTGGATCGCTATCTGGCAGGCTTCCAGAACAATGCCTACGGGCCGCGCAACCCGCCCGGCGGGGTGAGCCTGGAGGAATGGCTGGACAGCGGCGACGATGCCTGCGAAGCCTGTTTCGAGCGGGCGGTGCAGCTGGACGTCCCGCTGGTGCGATTGCAGGCGCTGGCGGTGGATTCCGAGCTGACCCGGCTGCTGTCGCCGCAGCAGGCGCGACTGCTGCGCGCGGTGCCGCTGCGCGCCCGCAACGGCTTGCTGGCGGTGGCGATGGAAGACCCCTCCAGCCATGCAGCGGTCGCCGCACTGGAGTTTGTCTCGCCCGATCGCGTGTTGCCGCTGATGGCCACGGCGCGCGGTATCCGGGATGCCATCGCCCGCAGTTACGACCAGGCCGAAGACCGCGAAACCGCGCAGCTTCTGGGTTTGGACCCGGTCGCGCAAATGGGCGAGGCCAGCGAGGCGGAGGCGCGCCGGCTGGCGCGCGAGCAACCGGTGGTCAGGATCGTGCATGAGTTGATCGCTGACGCGGTGGCACGGCGCGCGTCCGACATCCACCTGCGCCCCGGCGCGCATTCCACCGACGTGCTGTTCCGCATCGATGACGAGCTGGTCCCGGTGCGCAGCCTGTTGCGTGCGCTGCATGCCGCGGTGACCAGCCGGATCAAGGTGCTGGGCGAAATGAACCTGGCCGAGCACCGCAAGCCGCAGGATGGCCGCACCAGCTTCACCCTGGGCGATGGCAGCAAGGTGGACCTGCGCATCTCGGTGTTGCCGACGGTGCATGGGGAAAGCGTGGTGGTGCGCTTGCTGGACGCCCGCGAGGGCCTGTGGGATCTCGACGAGCTGGGGCTGAGCAACGCCGACCGGCAGCGGATCGACGACGTGATGAGCCGCAGCCACGGCATGTTCCTGGCGACCGGCCCCACCGGCTGCGGCAAATCCACCACGCTGTATGCGATGTTGCTGGAGCTGCGCAAGCAGCGCATCAACATCCTCACCATCGAAGATCCGGTGGAGTTCCACATCGCCGATATCCAGCAGATGCAAGTCAATCGTGCGGCCGGGTTCACCTTCGCCAGCGCGATGCGCAACTTCCTGCGCCACGACCCGGACGTGATCATGGTCGGCGAAATCCGCGACCGCGAGACCGCCGACATCGCGGTGGAAAGCGCGCTCACCGGGCACTTGCTGCTGAGCACGCTGCATACCAATACGGCGGCCACCACGGTCACCCGGCTGCTGGATCTCGGGGTCGAACCGTACCTGCTGCGCGCCAGTCTGCTGGCGGTGATTTCCCAGCGGCTGGTGCGGCTGACCTGCGCGCACTGCCGCGAAGAGGAGGCCATTGAACCGCACGTGCGTGGTGCGCTAGGCGTCGGCGCCGATGAGGTCTTCTATATCGGACGCGGCTGCCCGCAGTGCGAAGGACTGGGCGTGCACCGCCGGCAGGCGGTGTACGAATTGCTGGTGGTCGGGCCGCGCCTGCGCGAGCTGCTGGTGCCGGGTGCCGAAGCCGACACGATCCATCGGGTGGCGATCGAGGAAGGCATGGTGCCAATCACCCGGGCAGCCGTGGCGTTGGCGCGCAGCGGCGTGATTTCACTGGCCGAAGCATGGCGCGTGCGCGCGGACTAG
- the rho gene encoding transcription termination factor Rho codes for MSDPTNDAGEVAEKRVRKPRVVKPRAPEQSEIALPPAPPAAVQAAQAPPPPPVAHSAQTPAATPDGGPSTGDSSQGGTQQSTQDGHDGDPQRDGGHRNNRRDRFKNRRDRQRDRFREGGMSDDNSNGENFVPRPHPQVPEGFPIYSLGDLKRSPAHKLLEIADQLQISEGVARARKQDIIFAILKVLTRHGEGVQADGVLEILPDGFGFLRAAEASYLAGPDDTYISPSQIRRFNLRTGDHVSGRIRWPKDGERYFALNIVDTINGEPLEASKNKTLFENLTPLFPRKRFKLERGDGSSEDITGRILDLMAPQGKGQRALIVSPPKAGKTMMMQQIASAITYNHPDVHLIVLLIDERPEEVTEMQRTVRGEVISSTFDEPAARHVQVAEMVIERAKRLVEHKKDVVILLDSITRLARAYNNVLPSSGKVLTGGVDANALHRPKRFFGAARNVEEGGSLTIIATALVDTGSAMDKVIYEEFKGTGNSEVHLDRRITEKRVYPAIGVNASGTRREDLLIDPDLLQKIWILRKLLHPMDEIAAMEFLLDKMKNTKSNDEFFGSMKR; via the coding sequence TTGTCAGACCCCACCAACGACGCCGGCGAAGTCGCCGAGAAGCGCGTTCGCAAACCCCGCGTGGTCAAGCCACGCGCGCCCGAGCAGTCCGAAATCGCGCTGCCCCCCGCGCCACCCGCAGCAGTTCAAGCGGCCCAGGCGCCGCCTCCCCCGCCGGTTGCGCACAGCGCACAGACGCCGGCGGCCACGCCCGATGGCGGTCCATCCACCGGCGACAGCAGCCAGGGCGGCACCCAGCAATCGACGCAGGACGGCCATGATGGCGACCCGCAGCGCGACGGAGGCCATCGCAACAATCGCCGCGATCGCTTCAAGAATCGCAGGGATCGCCAGCGCGACCGCTTCCGCGAAGGCGGCATGTCGGACGACAACAGCAACGGCGAGAACTTCGTCCCGCGCCCGCATCCGCAGGTGCCGGAAGGCTTCCCCATCTATTCGCTGGGCGATCTCAAGCGCTCGCCCGCGCACAAGCTGCTGGAAATCGCCGACCAGCTGCAGATCAGCGAGGGCGTGGCCCGCGCGCGCAAGCAGGACATCATCTTCGCGATCCTGAAGGTGCTGACCCGCCACGGCGAAGGCGTGCAGGCCGACGGCGTGCTGGAAATCCTGCCGGACGGCTTCGGCTTCCTGCGCGCGGCCGAGGCTTCGTACCTGGCCGGCCCGGACGACACCTACATCAGCCCGTCGCAGATCCGCCGCTTCAACCTGCGCACCGGCGACCACGTCTCCGGCCGCATCCGCTGGCCCAAGGACGGCGAGCGCTACTTCGCGCTGAACATCGTCGACACCATCAACGGCGAGCCGCTGGAAGCGTCCAAAAACAAGACCCTGTTCGAAAACCTCACCCCGTTGTTCCCGCGCAAACGCTTCAAGCTGGAGCGTGGCGACGGTTCCAGCGAGGACATCACCGGCCGCATCCTGGATTTGATGGCCCCGCAGGGCAAGGGCCAGCGCGCCCTGATCGTCAGCCCGCCGAAGGCCGGCAAGACGATGATGATGCAGCAGATCGCCAGCGCGATTACCTACAACCATCCCGACGTGCACCTGATCGTGCTGCTGATCGACGAGCGCCCGGAAGAAGTGACCGAGATGCAGCGCACCGTGCGCGGCGAGGTCATCAGCTCCACCTTCGACGAGCCGGCCGCGCGCCACGTGCAGGTCGCCGAGATGGTGATCGAGCGCGCCAAGCGCCTGGTCGAGCACAAGAAGGACGTGGTGATCCTGCTCGACTCGATCACCCGTCTGGCACGCGCCTACAACAACGTGCTGCCCAGCTCCGGCAAAGTGCTGACCGGTGGTGTGGATGCCAACGCACTGCATCGGCCCAAACGTTTTTTTGGTGCCGCACGCAACGTGGAAGAAGGCGGCAGCCTGACCATCATCGCCACCGCGCTGGTGGATACCGGCAGCGCGATGGACAAGGTGATCTACGAGGAGTTCAAGGGCACCGGCAACAGCGAAGTGCACCTGGACCGCCGCATCACCGAAAAGCGCGTGTACCCGGCGATTGGCGTCAACGCCTCCGGTACCCGCCGCGAGGACCTGCTGATCGACCCCGACCTGCTGCAGAAAATCTGGATCCTGCGCAAGCTGCTGCACCCGATGGACGAGATCGCCGCGATGGAGTTCCTGCTCGACAAGATGAAGAACACCAAGTCCAACGACGAGTTCTTCGGCTCGATGAAGCGCTGA